From a single Ignavibacteria bacterium genomic region:
- a CDS encoding DUF1566 domain-containing protein: MTAIILILSNNISSGQAITPQKLPDTGQTANYTAIFGEDSDYLINAPSFTDNGNGTVTDNIAGLMWQKVDGGEMTVESAAVYCENLVLGGYSDWRLPTCHELFSILNHGKTNPALDTAYFTKTTAEYWWSSDKQVDNAAKIWVTNAGGGIGAHPKTETISAGGTKRFHVRAVRTVSTNPSVSTRFLNNNDGTVLDRSTGLVWQSNPGTNTLTWDDALNYSENLSLGGKSDWRLPNIKELQSLNSEILKNPSIDTSFFGNISPANYWSSTTLNGTTTKAWYLNFSYGLTSYETKNVSQRVICVRGESALPASLPEVVLIAGGNFVMGDHHGYVDPQHPSDELPLHQVHLDSFYIGKYELTNQQFCDFLNSAKSQGLIEVRNNIVYATGDTNIYCYTSLYASYSSIAWNGTAFSVADFRAKHPVVGIMWFGAAAYCNWLSQQAGLVPCYNLSTWSCDFTKPGYRLPTEAEWEYAGRGGRYNPYYVFPWGNDSTNVSLANWPNSGDPYETGNYPWTTPVGFYNGELKLKSEYNWPGSQTSYQTSNGSNAYGLFDMAGNVWEFVNDWYGQNYYSISPVDNPKGPATGFIMPDGKPYRGMRGGNWYNGQWGHSRVANRNPSYYRGPQDPNHPWYHIGFRVARYFVSSPTDIGDEGALPGEYRLYPNFPNPFNPSTTIRYSIPVARTVRLEIYDNIGNLVSTPVNDYKQAGSYEARFDASGLSSGVYFYRISSGNFTEVKKMILLK; the protein is encoded by the coding sequence TTGACTGCGATAATTTTGATCCTGTCAAACAATATTTCGTCAGGACAGGCGATTACACCTCAAAAATTGCCTGACACGGGTCAGACCGCCAATTATACCGCAATCTTTGGCGAGGACTCGGACTACCTGATAAATGCACCATCCTTCACAGATAACGGAAACGGGACAGTAACCGACAACATTGCGGGTCTCATGTGGCAAAAGGTTGACGGTGGAGAGATGACCGTGGAGTCGGCTGCGGTTTACTGTGAAAACCTTGTTCTTGGCGGCTACAGCGACTGGCGTTTGCCAACCTGCCACGAACTCTTCTCCATTTTGAATCACGGGAAAACCAATCCCGCTCTTGATACCGCTTACTTCACCAAGACAACTGCCGAATACTGGTGGTCATCTGACAAACAGGTTGACAATGCTGCAAAAATATGGGTCACAAATGCCGGTGGAGGAATAGGGGCTCACCCCAAAACCGAAACAATCAGCGCCGGAGGAACAAAAAGATTTCATGTCCGTGCGGTAAGAACCGTATCCACTAATCCTTCGGTATCAACCAGGTTTCTTAACAACAACGACGGGACTGTTCTGGACAGATCAACAGGTCTTGTCTGGCAAAGCAACCCGGGGACAAACACCCTTACCTGGGATGATGCCCTGAATTACAGCGAGAACCTCTCACTCGGCGGGAAGTCAGACTGGCGGTTGCCGAACATCAAGGAACTGCAGTCACTTAACAGTGAGATCTTGAAAAATCCTTCGATTGACACATCCTTCTTTGGAAATATTTCACCGGCGAACTACTGGTCTTCGACAACCCTTAACGGTACCACCACCAAGGCATGGTATCTGAATTTTTCATACGGTTTAACATCTTACGAAACCAAAAATGTGTCTCAAAGGGTGATTTGTGTAAGAGGCGAGTCGGCACTGCCGGCATCACTCCCCGAGGTTGTACTTATCGCAGGAGGTAACTTTGTAATGGGAGATCACCACGGTTATGTCGATCCTCAGCACCCGAGTGATGAACTCCCGCTGCATCAGGTACACTTGGACTCTTTTTACATAGGAAAGTACGAACTCACCAATCAACAATTTTGTGATTTTCTAAATTCTGCAAAATCGCAGGGCTTAATCGAAGTAAGAAACAACATTGTTTATGCGACGGGTGACACAAACATCTATTGCTACACCAGTCTTTATGCTTCATACAGCAGCATAGCTTGGAACGGAACGGCATTTTCAGTTGCTGATTTCCGGGCAAAACACCCCGTTGTGGGAATTATGTGGTTCGGAGCGGCAGCATATTGCAACTGGTTGAGTCAGCAGGCGGGACTCGTCCCATGCTACAATCTTTCCACATGGAGTTGTGACTTCACAAAACCGGGATACCGTTTGCCGACCGAGGCAGAGTGGGAATACGCCGGAAGAGGAGGTCGGTACAATCCCTACTATGTCTTCCCGTGGGGAAATGACTCGACGAATGTATCGTTAGCCAACTGGCCCAACTCAGGTGATCCCTATGAAACAGGCAACTATCCGTGGACGACTCCTGTCGGGTTTTACAACGGTGAATTAAAACTTAAATCAGAATATAACTGGCCCGGAAGTCAGACTTCCTACCAGACATCGAACGGCTCGAATGCCTACGGACTTTTTGATATGGCGGGGAATGTCTGGGAGTTTGTAAACGACTGGTACGGTCAAAACTACTATTCAATCAGTCCCGTTGACAATCCCAAAGGACCCGCAACAGGCTTTATTATGCCCGACGGCAAGCCGTACAGGGGGATGAGGGGCGGGAACTGGTACAATGGTCAGTGGGGGCATTCCAGGGTTGCAAACAGGAACCCTTCGTACTATCGCGGGCCCCAGGATCCAAACCATCCCTGGTACCATATCGGGTTCAGGGTTGCCAGGTACTTCGTTTCATCTCCAACTGATATCGGGGATGAGGGGGCGCTACCGGGAGAGTACCGCCTGTATCCAAATTTCCCGAATCCTTTCAACCCCTCAACAACAATCAGGTACTCGATACCTGTTGCGAGGACGGTCAGGCTGGAGATTTATGATAACATAGGAAATTTGGTCAGCACTCCGGTCAATGACTATAAACAGGCGGGTTCCTACGAAGCAAGATTCGATGCGTCAGGCCTTTCAAGCGGGGTTTATTTTTACAGAATTTCCTCAGGCAACTTCACTGAAGTTAAAAAAATGATTTTACTCAAATAG
- a CDS encoding aryl-sulfate sulfotransferase yields the protein MKNFKFKALFITVLFLCTTFTQAQPRTVGLFVHDTLQAWKGYTLLAPKLYTATYLLNNEGRVVHKWTKSTLPPGQSVYLLPNGHLLRSCMTHGSLSSGGGEGGRVEEYDWNDSLVWQFDYSTANYMSHHDIRPLPNGNIIMLAVEKKTVAQLLASGFNSAKFQPEINTKGYMLPDFVVEVQKTFPVGGNVVWEWHTWDHLIQDFDSTKLNYGVVVNHPELIDADGDGKQLPVFWNHMNSVNYNAQFDQIIMSVRGNSEVWVIDHSTTTAQSAGHSGGRYGKGGDLLYRWGNPICYKMGNAGNQKLFQQHDAQWIDPGLPGQGNILVFNNGLGRNYSSADEFVPPVDSLGFYSRVSGTAFGPAGLTWTWFASPPASMYSWAISGAQRLQNGNTLVCDGIHGILTEVTSAGQIVWKYVSPVINTGPVFQGDSIPDDPTHPGEKLNMVFRAQRYSPSHPGLVGKDLTPGDFLEKYPVSIKEEDGELPSSIVLYQNYPNPFNPSTVIEYSLKEASHVKISVFDVLGTEVMSLVDGMVQAGRHRLEFNGESLPGGVYFYRIMAGDFVQTKKMLFLK from the coding sequence ATGAAAAACTTCAAGTTCAAAGCTTTATTTATCACAGTGTTGTTTTTATGCACTACTTTCACACAGGCTCAACCCCGCACTGTTGGTCTGTTTGTTCACGACACATTGCAGGCGTGGAAGGGTTATACACTTCTGGCTCCAAAATTATACACAGCCACATATCTCCTTAACAATGAGGGAAGAGTCGTCCACAAATGGACAAAGAGCACTCTCCCCCCCGGTCAATCCGTCTATTTGCTTCCAAACGGTCATCTTTTACGCTCCTGCATGACCCACGGGTCTCTCAGCAGCGGTGGAGGTGAAGGAGGGAGGGTTGAGGAGTATGACTGGAATGATTCCCTCGTGTGGCAGTTTGACTATTCAACCGCGAATTATATGTCGCACCATGACATTCGACCTCTTCCAAACGGAAATATTATCATGCTGGCGGTTGAGAAAAAAACCGTTGCCCAATTGCTGGCATCAGGATTTAATTCAGCCAAGTTCCAACCTGAAATAAACACCAAAGGGTACATGCTCCCCGATTTCGTGGTTGAGGTTCAAAAAACCTTCCCCGTTGGAGGAAATGTTGTCTGGGAGTGGCATACATGGGACCATTTAATTCAGGATTTCGACTCGACAAAGCTGAACTATGGTGTGGTGGTTAATCATCCTGAATTGATTGATGCCGATGGCGACGGAAAACAACTTCCTGTTTTTTGGAATCACATGAACTCGGTCAATTATAATGCACAGTTTGATCAGATTATTATGAGCGTCAGAGGCAACAGTGAGGTCTGGGTAATCGATCACTCGACTACGACTGCCCAGTCGGCAGGGCACTCCGGAGGAAGATATGGAAAAGGTGGTGACCTTTTGTACAGGTGGGGAAATCCAATCTGCTACAAAATGGGAAATGCAGGCAATCAAAAACTGTTCCAGCAACATGATGCACAATGGATCGACCCGGGTTTACCTGGCCAGGGAAATATCCTTGTCTTCAACAACGGGCTGGGAAGAAATTACTCGTCGGCAGATGAGTTCGTTCCGCCCGTTGACAGTCTTGGTTTCTACTCGAGAGTGTCGGGAACAGCTTTTGGTCCTGCAGGTTTAACCTGGACCTGGTTTGCCAGTCCACCAGCCTCCATGTATTCCTGGGCTATCTCGGGAGCCCAGAGATTACAAAACGGCAACACACTCGTTTGCGACGGAATTCATGGTATTCTGACTGAGGTCACATCTGCAGGTCAGATTGTCTGGAAATATGTCAGTCCCGTAATCAATACAGGACCCGTGTTTCAGGGTGACAGCATCCCGGATGACCCGACACACCCGGGAGAAAAATTGAATATGGTGTTCCGTGCACAAAGGTACTCGCCTTCGCACCCCGGACTTGTTGGAAAAGATCTCACTCCGGGCGATTTTTTGGAGAAATACCCTGTATCAATCAAAGAAGAGGATGGAGAGCTCCCTTCATCAATAGTTTTGTATCAGAATTATCCAAACCCGTTTAATCCCTCTACCGTAATTGAATACAGTCTGAAAGAGGCATCGCATGTAAAGATAAGTGTTTTCGATGTTTTGGGAACAGAGGTGATGAGCCTTGTCGATGGCATGGTCCAAGCCGGAAGACACAGGCTGGAATTTAACGGTGAATCATTGCCCGGAGGAGTCTATTTCTACAGAATTATGGCAGGAGACTTTGTACAAACGAAGAAAATGTTATTCTTGAAATAA